One genomic window of Vibrio parahaemolyticus includes the following:
- the mreC gene encoding rod shape-determining protein MreC, translating into MKPIFGRGPSLQLRLFFAVIVSASLMLADSRLDTFSNVRYLLNSMVAPIQYAANMPRSMFDGVFERFNTRQALVEGNRNLKREVLRLKSELILLDQYKEENQRLRKLLGSSFVRDEKKVVTEVMAVDTSPYRHQVVIDKGQIDGVYVGQPVINEKGIVGQVTFVAAHNARVLLLTDAKNAIPVQVIRNDIRVIASGNGEMDEIQLEHIPTSTDIQVGDLLVTSGLGGIYPEGYPVATVTNVDHDTRQEFASIKAEPVVEFDRLRYLLLIWPNEDRQHKVLQSNANDGLEQEQEVTNGQ; encoded by the coding sequence ATGAAACCGATTTTTGGCAGAGGCCCGTCTCTGCAATTACGTCTGTTTTTTGCTGTCATCGTGTCGGCGAGCTTGATGCTGGCTGATAGTCGTCTAGATACGTTTTCCAACGTTCGCTACCTACTCAACAGTATGGTTGCGCCAATTCAGTACGCAGCGAATATGCCTCGCAGTATGTTTGATGGTGTATTCGAACGTTTTAATACTCGTCAGGCATTAGTAGAAGGCAATCGCAACTTAAAGCGCGAAGTGCTTCGTCTAAAAAGCGAATTGATCTTGCTCGATCAATATAAAGAAGAGAACCAACGCTTGCGTAAGTTGCTTGGCTCGTCTTTTGTTCGTGATGAGAAGAAGGTCGTGACCGAAGTAATGGCGGTGGATACTTCACCTTATCGTCATCAAGTGGTGATTGATAAAGGCCAAATTGACGGTGTGTACGTTGGTCAGCCCGTTATTAACGAAAAAGGTATTGTCGGTCAGGTTACGTTTGTTGCGGCGCACAATGCGCGCGTATTGCTACTGACAGATGCAAAAAATGCCATTCCAGTTCAAGTCATTCGTAATGATATTCGAGTGATTGCATCAGGTAATGGTGAAATGGATGAAATCCAACTGGAACACATTCCAACCAGTACAGATATTCAAGTTGGTGATTTACTTGTGACATCCGGTCTGGGAGGCATTTACCCTGAAGGCTACCCTGTGGCGACGGTCACGAATGTTGATCACGATACTCGTCAAGAGTTTGCATCGATCAAAGCCGAACCTGTGGTGGAGTTTGATCGTCTACGATACTTGCTGTTGATCTGGCCAAACGAAGATCGTCAGCACAAAGTATTGCAATCCAATGCGAATGACGGGTTAGAGCAAGAACAAGAGGTAACTAATGGCCAGTAA
- a CDS encoding rod shape-determining protein: MFKKLRGMFSNDLSIDLGTANTLIYVKGQGIVLDEPSVVAIRQDRVGSAKSVAAVGHAAKQMLGRTPGNISAIRPMKDGVIADFYVTEKMLQHFIKQVHDNSILKPSPRVLVCVPCGSTQVERRAIRESALGAGAREVYLIDEPMAAAIGAGLRVSEPTGSMVVDIGGGTTEVAVISLNGVVYSSSVRIGGDRFDEAVINYVRRNYGSLIGEATAEKIKHEIGSAYPGDEVQEIEVRGRNLAEGVPRSFSLNSNEILEALQEPLSGIVSAVMVALEQCPPELASDISENGMVLTGGGALLKDLDRLLMEETGIPVVIAEDPLTCVARGGGKALEMIDMHGGDLFSEE, from the coding sequence ATGTTTAAGAAACTTCGTGGCATGTTTTCTAACGATCTATCTATCGATTTGGGTACTGCCAACACTCTAATTTACGTAAAGGGACAAGGTATTGTCCTTGATGAACCTTCTGTAGTTGCTATTCGTCAAGATCGTGTAGGTTCTGCAAAAAGCGTTGCTGCAGTCGGTCATGCAGCAAAACAAATGCTGGGTCGTACACCTGGTAACATTTCAGCTATCCGTCCAATGAAAGACGGCGTAATCGCTGACTTCTACGTAACCGAAAAAATGCTTCAGCACTTCATCAAGCAAGTGCACGATAACAGCATTCTTAAGCCAAGCCCTCGCGTACTAGTTTGTGTTCCTTGTGGTTCTACTCAAGTTGAGCGCCGTGCGATTCGTGAATCAGCATTGGGTGCGGGCGCACGTGAAGTTTACCTAATTGACGAGCCAATGGCGGCGGCGATTGGTGCTGGTCTGCGTGTTTCTGAGCCAACAGGTTCGATGGTGGTCGATATCGGTGGTGGTACTACTGAAGTTGCCGTTATCTCTCTAAATGGTGTGGTTTACTCGTCTTCTGTACGTATCGGTGGTGACCGCTTTGATGAAGCCGTTATCAACTACGTGCGTCGTAACTACGGCAGTTTGATTGGTGAAGCTACGGCAGAAAAGATCAAGCACGAAATCGGTTCTGCTTACCCAGGTGATGAAGTTCAAGAGATTGAAGTTCGCGGCCGTAACCTTGCAGAAGGTGTGCCACGCAGCTTTAGCTTGAACTCAAACGAGATCCTAGAAGCTCTACAAGAGCCGCTATCAGGCATCGTTTCTGCAGTCATGGTTGCGCTAGAGCAGTGTCCACCAGAGCTAGCTTCAGACATCTCTGAAAACGGCATGGTGCTAACCGGTGGTGGCGCACTACTGAAAGATCTTGATCGCCTACTTATGGAAGAAACGGGTATTCCGGTAGTTATCGCTGAAGATCCACTAACGTGTGTGGCACGTGGTGGCGGTAAAGCACTAGAAATGATCGACATGCACGGTGGCGATCTATTCTCTGAAGAATAA